The Vicia villosa cultivar HV-30 ecotype Madison, WI linkage group LG1, Vvil1.0, whole genome shotgun sequence genome includes a region encoding these proteins:
- the LOC131613191 gene encoding uncharacterized protein LOC131613191: MDEIRRAYLKWGPCQIQLEQYPLSGKEDHKRRFQYAWFSLFPSWLEYSPLEDASYCLPCHLFSKRPSGRPGSDVFISTACAFRGHDESKESLNQGNFLQLIKLLACYNDIAKVVLENAPSNRKYTSHHIQKEILHILLRRVKKHIREEIGDSKFYILVDEARDESKKEQMSLQKVCDILSLHNLDVSNIRGQGYDGANNMRGEWNDLQALSMKDCAYAYHVHYFTHRLQLALVTAAREVKSIHQFFDKITLIVNSVCSSTKRHDELQASQLEEIEHLLEIGEIVTGRGENQIGTLRRAGDTRWGSRFSSISNLINMYEATCIISRKFAKEGLNYASRGDADSAYNHLKSIDFIFILHLMKEIMSVTNMLCQALQQQSQDVVNAMHLVCTTKTLIQELREDGLDKLFTYVKSFCEKHDIEIPDLDDVHSTTRFGRSRLEENQDNYRAFNFDTICTLVEKYYPMVFNEQERINL, from the exons ATGGATGAAATACGAAGAGCTTATTTGAAATGGGGTCCATGTCAAATTCAATTAGAGCAATATCCATTGTCTGGTAAAGAAGATCATAAAAGAAGATTTCAATACGCTTGGTTTAGCCTTTTTCCGTCATGGTTAGAATATTCACCTTTAGAAGATGCGTCTTATTGTTTACCATGCCATCTTTTTAGCAAAAGACCAAGTGGACGTCCGGGTTCAGATGTCTTCATTTCTACAG CATGTGCTTTTAGAGGTCATGATGAAAGTAAAGAATCATTAAACCAAGGTAATTTTCTTCAATTGATTAAACTCTTGGCATGTTACAATGATATTGCAAAAGTTGTGTTAGAAAATGCTCCATCTAATAGAAAGTATACTTCACATCATATTCAAAAAGAGATCTTGCATATTCTCTTAAGAAGGGTGAAAAAGCATATACGTGAAGAGATTGGTGATTCCAAATTCTATATACTTGTAGATGAAGCTCGTGATGAATCTAAAAAAGAGCAAATGTCTCTT CAAAAAGTATGTGATATACTTTCTCTACATAACCTTGATGTTTCTAACATTCGTGGTCAAGGATATGATGGTGCTAACAACATGAGAGGAGAATGGAACGATTTACAAGCATTATCTATGAAGGATTGTGCTTATGCATATCATGTTCATTATTTTACTCATCGATTGCAACTTGCCTTGGTTACTGCAGCAAGAGAAGTTAAATCAATTCATCAATTCTTTGATAAGATAACTCTTATTGTGAATTCTGTTTGTTCTTCTACAAAGCGCCATGATGAGTTACAAGCTTCTCAGTTAGAGGAAATTGAACATTTATTAGAGATTGGTGAGATTGTAACTGGTAGAGGTGAAAATCAAATTGGTACTTTGAGACGTGCTGGGGATACTCGTTGGGGATCACGCTTCTCTTCCATTTCTAACTTGATAAATATGTATGAAGCAACTTGTATTATTTCTAGAAAATTTGCAAAGGAGGGATTAAATTATGCTTCCCGTGGAGATGCTGATAGTGCTTACAATCACTTGAAGTCAATTGATTTTATATTCATATTGCATCTGATGAAAGAAATCATGAGTGTCACAAATATGCTttgtcaagccttacaacaacaaTCTCAGGATGTAGTTAATGCTATGCATTTGGTTTGTACAACAAAAACTCTTATTCAAGAATTGAGAGAAGATGGTTTGGATAAATTGTTTACTTATGTGAAGTCATTTTGTGAAAAGCATGATATTGAGATTCCTGATCTTGATGATGTCCATTCAACAACAAGGTTTGGACGTTCTCGTCTTGAAGAGAATCAG GATAACTATAGGGCTTTTAACTTTGATACTATTTGCACTCTAGTTGAAAAATATTATCCTATGGTCTTTAATGAGCAAGAGAGAATTAATTTGTAA